The proteins below are encoded in one region of Carcharodon carcharias isolate sCarCar2 chromosome 2, sCarCar2.pri, whole genome shotgun sequence:
- the LOC121289166 gene encoding muscarinic acetylcholine receptor M3-like isoform X1, with amino-acid sequence MCAYGCLHGKDGRCHGDSGPAECRGVRGLAFHHGSHGTCQKVTMIPDYNNTASPLFFNSSFSWNNDSQSRVALGDRAVQQSANGLFRPAAVSPTTSLESNGSVLSNGTADPLGGHTVWQVVLIAFFTGILSLVTIIGNILVIVAFKVNKQLKTVNNYFLLSLAFADVIIGVISMNLYTTYIIMDRWALGNVACDLWLAIDYVASNASVMNLLVISFDRYLSITRPLTYRAKRTPKRAGIMIGLAWIVSFILWAPAILFWQYFVGERTVPHGECSIQFLSEPIITFGTAIAAFYLPVTIMTILYWRIYKETQKRTKELAALQASTTDMETIHFVHQTGSSRSCSSNELQRAGMKAKRSLRTCRFWPNSKTWKTKTEGEQEASSSDSWNNNDGGGSLDHSASSDEDDVVSETRAIYSIVLNLPGLKTAAGLSRSMNTDNMDLCSDELATADANAKERKFRSQEFKGSDEQGNSFHQHFGKLPVQSMPSIHPSKTSGGIASLAKSSTSMSLREATVAKAFASKTRTQITKRKRMSLVKEKKAAQTLSAILLAFIITWTPYNIMVLVNTFCDKCIRDALWHLGYWLCYVNSTVNPMCYALCNKTFRNTFKMLLLCHWEKRKRRRQQYQSSQTVIFHKRIPCEAS; translated from the coding sequence AACATGCCAGAAAGTCACAATGATCCCTGACTACAACAACACAGCTTCCCCTTTGTTCTTcaattccagcttctcctggAACAATGACTCACAAAGTAGAGTGGCTCTTGGTGACAGGGCAGTACAGCAAAGTGCCAATGGCTTGTTCAGACCAGCCGCAGTTTCTCCCACAACCTCTCTGGAATCGAATGGATCTGTTTTAAGTAATGGTACAGCTGACCCTCTTGGAGGTCACACCGTTTGGCAAGTTGTGTTGATCGCCTTCTTTACAGGAATACTCTCCTTGGTGACAATCATTGGAAACATTCTGGTTATAGTTGCATTCAAGGTGAACAAACAATTGAAAACAGTAAATAATTACTTTCTTCTAAGTCTCGCCTTTGCAGATGTGATAATTGGAGTGATTTCAATGAACCTGTACACAACATACATCATAATGGACAGATGGGCTTTAGGTAATGTAGCTTGTGACCTCTGGCTTGCTATTGACTATGTTGCCAGCAATGCCTCTGTCATGAATCTTCTTGTTATAAGTTTTGATAGATATTTATCAATTACACGACCACTTACCTACAGAGCTAAACGAACTCCCAAAAGAGCTGGAATAATGATTGGCCTGGCTTGGATAGTCTCCTTTATACTCTGGGCCCCTGCCATTTTGTTCTGGCAATATTTTGTTGGCGAAAGAACTGTGCCACACGGTGAATGTTCCATACAGTTTTTATCTGAACCCATAATTACTTTTGGTACCGCTATTGCTGCATTTTACTTGCCTGTCACCATCATGACAATCCTGTACTGGAGAATCTACAAGGAAACTCAGAAACGCACCAAAGAACTGGCAGCTCTCCAGGCCTCCACCACCGACATGGAAACCATACACTTTGTTCATCAAACAGGCAGCTCCAGAAGTTGCAGCAGCAATGAACTGCAGCGGGCAGGGATGAAAGCAAAAAGGAGTCTCAGAACGTGCCGTTTTTGGCCAAACTCAAAAACGTGGAAGACCAAGACTGAGGGTGAACAAGAGGCAAGCAGCAGCGATAGCTGGAATAACAATGATGGTGGTGGCTCTTTAGATCACTCAGCTTCATCTGATGAGGATGATGTGGTATCAGAAACAAGAGCAATTTATTCTATTGTGTTAAACCTACCTGGGCTTAAGACGGCTGCTGGCCTCTCTAGATCCATGAACACAGATAACATGGACCTTTGCAGTGATGAACTTGCCACAGCAGATGCTAATGCAAAGGAAAGGAAGTTCAGGTCACAGGAATTTAAGGGCTCAGATGAGCAAGGCAATAGCTTCCACCAGCATTTTGGCAAACTTCCTGTTCAGTCAATGCCATCAATCCATCCTTCAAAGACTTCTGGAGGAATTGCGTCGTTAGCAAAATCATCCACATCTATGTCTCTCAGAGAAGCCACAGTTGCTAAAGCATTTGCTTCGAAAACGAGAACTCAGATTACAAAGCGTAAAAGAATGTCACTTGTAAAAGAAAAGAAGGCTGCACAGACGCTCAGTGCAATTTTGCTTGCCTTTATTATCACATGGACACCTTATAACATAATGGTATTGGTAAACACATTTTGTGACAAATGCATTCGTGATGCACTGTGGCATCTAGGCTATTGGCTGTGCTATGTCAATAGCACTGTGAACCCCATGTGCTATGCACTTTGCAACAAAACCTTCAGAAACACTTTTAAAATGTTACTGCTTTGTCACTGGGAAAAGAGAAAAAGGCGTAGGCAACAGTATCAATCGAGTCAAACTGTTATTTTCCATAAAAGGATTCCATGCGAGGCTTCCTGA
- the LOC121289166 gene encoding muscarinic acetylcholine receptor M3-like isoform X2 translates to MIPDYNNTASPLFFNSSFSWNNDSQSRVALGDRAVQQSANGLFRPAAVSPTTSLESNGSVLSNGTADPLGGHTVWQVVLIAFFTGILSLVTIIGNILVIVAFKVNKQLKTVNNYFLLSLAFADVIIGVISMNLYTTYIIMDRWALGNVACDLWLAIDYVASNASVMNLLVISFDRYLSITRPLTYRAKRTPKRAGIMIGLAWIVSFILWAPAILFWQYFVGERTVPHGECSIQFLSEPIITFGTAIAAFYLPVTIMTILYWRIYKETQKRTKELAALQASTTDMETIHFVHQTGSSRSCSSNELQRAGMKAKRSLRTCRFWPNSKTWKTKTEGEQEASSSDSWNNNDGGGSLDHSASSDEDDVVSETRAIYSIVLNLPGLKTAAGLSRSMNTDNMDLCSDELATADANAKERKFRSQEFKGSDEQGNSFHQHFGKLPVQSMPSIHPSKTSGGIASLAKSSTSMSLREATVAKAFASKTRTQITKRKRMSLVKEKKAAQTLSAILLAFIITWTPYNIMVLVNTFCDKCIRDALWHLGYWLCYVNSTVNPMCYALCNKTFRNTFKMLLLCHWEKRKRRRQQYQSSQTVIFHKRIPCEAS, encoded by the coding sequence ATGATCCCTGACTACAACAACACAGCTTCCCCTTTGTTCTTcaattccagcttctcctggAACAATGACTCACAAAGTAGAGTGGCTCTTGGTGACAGGGCAGTACAGCAAAGTGCCAATGGCTTGTTCAGACCAGCCGCAGTTTCTCCCACAACCTCTCTGGAATCGAATGGATCTGTTTTAAGTAATGGTACAGCTGACCCTCTTGGAGGTCACACCGTTTGGCAAGTTGTGTTGATCGCCTTCTTTACAGGAATACTCTCCTTGGTGACAATCATTGGAAACATTCTGGTTATAGTTGCATTCAAGGTGAACAAACAATTGAAAACAGTAAATAATTACTTTCTTCTAAGTCTCGCCTTTGCAGATGTGATAATTGGAGTGATTTCAATGAACCTGTACACAACATACATCATAATGGACAGATGGGCTTTAGGTAATGTAGCTTGTGACCTCTGGCTTGCTATTGACTATGTTGCCAGCAATGCCTCTGTCATGAATCTTCTTGTTATAAGTTTTGATAGATATTTATCAATTACACGACCACTTACCTACAGAGCTAAACGAACTCCCAAAAGAGCTGGAATAATGATTGGCCTGGCTTGGATAGTCTCCTTTATACTCTGGGCCCCTGCCATTTTGTTCTGGCAATATTTTGTTGGCGAAAGAACTGTGCCACACGGTGAATGTTCCATACAGTTTTTATCTGAACCCATAATTACTTTTGGTACCGCTATTGCTGCATTTTACTTGCCTGTCACCATCATGACAATCCTGTACTGGAGAATCTACAAGGAAACTCAGAAACGCACCAAAGAACTGGCAGCTCTCCAGGCCTCCACCACCGACATGGAAACCATACACTTTGTTCATCAAACAGGCAGCTCCAGAAGTTGCAGCAGCAATGAACTGCAGCGGGCAGGGATGAAAGCAAAAAGGAGTCTCAGAACGTGCCGTTTTTGGCCAAACTCAAAAACGTGGAAGACCAAGACTGAGGGTGAACAAGAGGCAAGCAGCAGCGATAGCTGGAATAACAATGATGGTGGTGGCTCTTTAGATCACTCAGCTTCATCTGATGAGGATGATGTGGTATCAGAAACAAGAGCAATTTATTCTATTGTGTTAAACCTACCTGGGCTTAAGACGGCTGCTGGCCTCTCTAGATCCATGAACACAGATAACATGGACCTTTGCAGTGATGAACTTGCCACAGCAGATGCTAATGCAAAGGAAAGGAAGTTCAGGTCACAGGAATTTAAGGGCTCAGATGAGCAAGGCAATAGCTTCCACCAGCATTTTGGCAAACTTCCTGTTCAGTCAATGCCATCAATCCATCCTTCAAAGACTTCTGGAGGAATTGCGTCGTTAGCAAAATCATCCACATCTATGTCTCTCAGAGAAGCCACAGTTGCTAAAGCATTTGCTTCGAAAACGAGAACTCAGATTACAAAGCGTAAAAGAATGTCACTTGTAAAAGAAAAGAAGGCTGCACAGACGCTCAGTGCAATTTTGCTTGCCTTTATTATCACATGGACACCTTATAACATAATGGTATTGGTAAACACATTTTGTGACAAATGCATTCGTGATGCACTGTGGCATCTAGGCTATTGGCTGTGCTATGTCAATAGCACTGTGAACCCCATGTGCTATGCACTTTGCAACAAAACCTTCAGAAACACTTTTAAAATGTTACTGCTTTGTCACTGGGAAAAGAGAAAAAGGCGTAGGCAACAGTATCAATCGAGTCAAACTGTTATTTTCCATAAAAGGATTCCATGCGAGGCTTCCTGA